The proteins below are encoded in one region of Takifugu rubripes chromosome 1, fTakRub1.2, whole genome shotgun sequence:
- the scel gene encoding sciellin isoform X2, whose protein sequence is MSKYSTSKSYSLLSDSSWIKKAEDENEIIDPEPDAFTTTTSTRSASVQALAKRFSASEDDLGSSDSPTSRLSYTRSYTTQTCRDEPRSSTTTTVTNNGTSETTITTTTQTLRSSVIGSPTQTFNERVKSSSKGAEDKLYQTLIPSSIKGDFSPSDSQKTVSSTETVRVSSISDSSAEDKLYDTLLPSTIRTDYSPTDSKTSVFTSKTVTVKSNPDEDDLKTTTITRTPSTPEDQLYDTLLPRSITSPNGEQTSSFSTRRTSSYSSYTDDSPTTRTTSYTISSSRPSDDFTSDQKRYSYTKSSSSYNDISSPTSSIITTRTSRSDDMLSDPFYTRSSSVRSDRIVHEKDLCTQCRKPFDATAKMVLPEMKINCHATCFKCEVCNSTLGHMKAGDSLWIYRSMVHCDNCFDITREKWRH, encoded by the exons ATGAGCAAGTATTCAACAT CCAAAAGCTACTCTCTGCTGAGTGACAGCAGCTGGATCAAGAAAGCGGAGGATGAGAATGAAATCATAGA TCCTGAGCCTGACGCCTTCACTACTACTACTTCCACACGCTCCGCATCTGTGCAGGCCCTCGCCAAGAG ATTCAGCGCCAGCGAAGACGACCTGGGCAGCAG CGACTCTCCCACAAGCAGATTATCCTACACCAGAAG CTACACAACCCAGACCTGCAGGGATGAACCCAGATCCAG caCAACTACAACTGTGACCAACAATGGAACCAGTgagaccaccatcaccaccaccacccagacCCTGAG ATCCTCTGTCATTGGTTCTCCCACCCAGACCTTCAATGAACGAGTCAAATCCTCGAGCAAAGG CGCGGAGGACAAACTTTACCAGACACTTATCCCTTCCTCTATCAAGGGGGATTTCTCACCCAGTGACAG CCAAAAGACTGTCTCCTCTACTGAGACCGTGAGAGTGAGTAGCATCTCTGACAGTAG tgCGGAGGACAAGCTGTACGACACCCTCCTCCCCTCAACCATCAGGACTGATTATTCccccacagacag CAAAACATCTGTCTTCACCTCAAAGACTGTGACAGTGAAAAGCAATCCTGATGA GGATGACCTTAAAACTACAACCATCACCAGGACACCCTCTAC TCCCGAGGATCAACTGTATGACACACTGCTGCCTAGATCAATTACATCTCCTAACGG GGAACAGACCTCCTCGTTCTCCACCCGTAGAACCAGCAG CTACAGCTCGTACACTGACGACAGTCCCACCACCCGCACCACCTCCtacaccatcagcagcagcaggcccag TGATGACTTCACCTCTGACCAGAAAAGATACTCCTACACCAAATCAAGCTCCAG TTACAATGATATCTCAAGTCCCACATCCTCCATCATAACAACCAGGACCAGCAG GTCTGACGACATGCTTTCAGATCCATTCTACACGAGGAGCTCCTCTGTGAGGTCTGACAg AATCGTGCATGAGAAAGACCTGTGCACCCAGTGCCGCAAGCCCTTCGATGCCACTGCCAAGATGGTCCTGCCTGAGATGAAGATCAACTGTCACGCTACCTGCTTTAAA TGTGAGGTGTGTAACAGCACCCTGGGCCACATGAAGGCTGGGGACAGCCTGTGGATCTACAGGAGCATGGTGCACTGTGACAACTGCTTTGACATCACCAGAG AGAAATGGCGACACtaa
- the scel gene encoding sciellin isoform X1, protein MSKYSTSKSYSLLSDSSWIKKAEDENEIIDRDNNFGVSVLSHYKSNETLSPEPDAFTTTTSTRSASVQALAKRFSASEDDLGSSDSPTSRLSYTRSYTTQTCRDEPRSSTTTTVTNNGTSETTITTTTQTLRSSVIGSPTQTFNERVKSSSKGAEDKLYQTLIPSSIKGDFSPSDSQKTVSSTETVRVSSISDSSAEDKLYDTLLPSTIRTDYSPTDSKTSVFTSKTVTVKSNPDEDDLKTTTITRTPSTPEDQLYDTLLPRSITSPNGEQTSSFSTRRTSSYSSYTDDSPTTRTTSYTISSSRPSDDFTSDQKRYSYTKSSSSYNDISSPTSSIITTRTSRSDDMLSDPFYTRSSSVRSDRIVHEKDLCTQCRKPFDATAKMVLPEMKINCHATCFKCEVCNSTLGHMKAGDSLWIYRSMVHCDNCFDITREKWRH, encoded by the exons ATGAGCAAGTATTCAACAT CCAAAAGCTACTCTCTGCTGAGTGACAGCAGCTGGATCAAGAAAGCGGAGGATGAGAATGAAATCATAGA CCGAGACAACAACTTTGGGGTTTCTGTTTTAAGCCACTACAAATCGAATGAAACTCTGAG TCCTGAGCCTGACGCCTTCACTACTACTACTTCCACACGCTCCGCATCTGTGCAGGCCCTCGCCAAGAG ATTCAGCGCCAGCGAAGACGACCTGGGCAGCAG CGACTCTCCCACAAGCAGATTATCCTACACCAGAAG CTACACAACCCAGACCTGCAGGGATGAACCCAGATCCAG caCAACTACAACTGTGACCAACAATGGAACCAGTgagaccaccatcaccaccaccacccagacCCTGAG ATCCTCTGTCATTGGTTCTCCCACCCAGACCTTCAATGAACGAGTCAAATCCTCGAGCAAAGG CGCGGAGGACAAACTTTACCAGACACTTATCCCTTCCTCTATCAAGGGGGATTTCTCACCCAGTGACAG CCAAAAGACTGTCTCCTCTACTGAGACCGTGAGAGTGAGTAGCATCTCTGACAGTAG tgCGGAGGACAAGCTGTACGACACCCTCCTCCCCTCAACCATCAGGACTGATTATTCccccacagacag CAAAACATCTGTCTTCACCTCAAAGACTGTGACAGTGAAAAGCAATCCTGATGA GGATGACCTTAAAACTACAACCATCACCAGGACACCCTCTAC TCCCGAGGATCAACTGTATGACACACTGCTGCCTAGATCAATTACATCTCCTAACGG GGAACAGACCTCCTCGTTCTCCACCCGTAGAACCAGCAG CTACAGCTCGTACACTGACGACAGTCCCACCACCCGCACCACCTCCtacaccatcagcagcagcaggcccag TGATGACTTCACCTCTGACCAGAAAAGATACTCCTACACCAAATCAAGCTCCAG TTACAATGATATCTCAAGTCCCACATCCTCCATCATAACAACCAGGACCAGCAG GTCTGACGACATGCTTTCAGATCCATTCTACACGAGGAGCTCCTCTGTGAGGTCTGACAg AATCGTGCATGAGAAAGACCTGTGCACCCAGTGCCGCAAGCCCTTCGATGCCACTGCCAAGATGGTCCTGCCTGAGATGAAGATCAACTGTCACGCTACCTGCTTTAAA TGTGAGGTGTGTAACAGCACCCTGGGCCACATGAAGGCTGGGGACAGCCTGTGGATCTACAGGAGCATGGTGCACTGTGACAACTGCTTTGACATCACCAGAG AGAAATGGCGACACtaa
- the scel gene encoding sciellin isoform X3 yields MSKYSTSKSYSLLSDSSWIKKAEDENEIIDRDNNFGVSVLSHYKSNETLSPEPDAFTTTTSTRSASVQALAKRFSASEDDLGSSDSPTSRLSYTRSYTTQTCRDEPRSSTTTTVTNNGTSETTITTTTQTLRSSVIGSPTQTFNERVKSSSKGAEDKLYDTLLPSTIRTDYSPTDSKTSVFTSKTVTVKSNPDEDDLKTTTITRTPSTPEDQLYDTLLPRSITSPNGEQTSSFSTRRTSSYSSYTDDSPTTRTTSYTISSSRPSDDFTSDQKRYSYTKSSSSYNDISSPTSSIITTRTSRSDDMLSDPFYTRSSSVRSDRIVHEKDLCTQCRKPFDATAKMVLPEMKINCHATCFKCEVCNSTLGHMKAGDSLWIYRSMVHCDNCFDITREKWRH; encoded by the exons ATGAGCAAGTATTCAACAT CCAAAAGCTACTCTCTGCTGAGTGACAGCAGCTGGATCAAGAAAGCGGAGGATGAGAATGAAATCATAGA CCGAGACAACAACTTTGGGGTTTCTGTTTTAAGCCACTACAAATCGAATGAAACTCTGAG TCCTGAGCCTGACGCCTTCACTACTACTACTTCCACACGCTCCGCATCTGTGCAGGCCCTCGCCAAGAG ATTCAGCGCCAGCGAAGACGACCTGGGCAGCAG CGACTCTCCCACAAGCAGATTATCCTACACCAGAAG CTACACAACCCAGACCTGCAGGGATGAACCCAGATCCAG caCAACTACAACTGTGACCAACAATGGAACCAGTgagaccaccatcaccaccaccacccagacCCTGAG ATCCTCTGTCATTGGTTCTCCCACCCAGACCTTCAATGAACGAGTCAAATCCTCGAGCAAAGG tgCGGAGGACAAGCTGTACGACACCCTCCTCCCCTCAACCATCAGGACTGATTATTCccccacagacag CAAAACATCTGTCTTCACCTCAAAGACTGTGACAGTGAAAAGCAATCCTGATGA GGATGACCTTAAAACTACAACCATCACCAGGACACCCTCTAC TCCCGAGGATCAACTGTATGACACACTGCTGCCTAGATCAATTACATCTCCTAACGG GGAACAGACCTCCTCGTTCTCCACCCGTAGAACCAGCAG CTACAGCTCGTACACTGACGACAGTCCCACCACCCGCACCACCTCCtacaccatcagcagcagcaggcccag TGATGACTTCACCTCTGACCAGAAAAGATACTCCTACACCAAATCAAGCTCCAG TTACAATGATATCTCAAGTCCCACATCCTCCATCATAACAACCAGGACCAGCAG GTCTGACGACATGCTTTCAGATCCATTCTACACGAGGAGCTCCTCTGTGAGGTCTGACAg AATCGTGCATGAGAAAGACCTGTGCACCCAGTGCCGCAAGCCCTTCGATGCCACTGCCAAGATGGTCCTGCCTGAGATGAAGATCAACTGTCACGCTACCTGCTTTAAA TGTGAGGTGTGTAACAGCACCCTGGGCCACATGAAGGCTGGGGACAGCCTGTGGATCTACAGGAGCATGGTGCACTGTGACAACTGCTTTGACATCACCAGAG AGAAATGGCGACACtaa